One Calditerrivibrio sp. DNA window includes the following coding sequences:
- a CDS encoding radical SAM protein, whose product MSDGKDLQSKYVDLLLKEINAHKGKKIDTIYIGGGTPSLLDIHDFKRLLNGIYKYFNVEVTEFTVEMNPESVSVEKLKCFHEAKVTRVSLGVQSMDD is encoded by the coding sequence GTGTCAGATGGTAAGGATCTACAGTCAAAGTATGTAGATCTTTTATTAAAGGAGATTAATGCCCATAAAGGAAAAAAGATCGATACCATCTATATTGGGGGTGGGACACCTTCACTACTTGATATCCATGATTTTAAAAGGCTTTTAAACGGCATTTATAAGTATTTTAATGTCGAAGTTACAGAGTTTACAGTGGAGATGAACCCGGAGAGTGTTTCAGTGGAAAAACTGAAATGCTTTCATGAGGCAAAAGTTACGAGGGTGAGCTTGGGTGTTCAGTCTATGGATGATG